The following are encoded in a window of Arctopsyche grandis isolate Sample6627 chromosome 4, ASM5162203v2, whole genome shotgun sequence genomic DNA:
- the RpL22 gene encoding ribosomal protein L22, whose product MVNKVATVKKPPAASGVKKARTGKAAGASAKPGGVRSGGKLAKGKGKGKLRGKGQKKKIALKFVVDCMHPAEDSIFDVANFEKYLKERIKVAGKTNNFGNHIVITRDKNKIVVNADVPFSKRYLKYLSKRYLKKNNLRDWLRVVASFKDTYELRYFNINAGSDNEDNEE is encoded by the exons ATGGTGAACAAAGTAGCCACGGTGAAGAAGCCCCCGGCGGCGTCGGGCGTGAAGAAGGCGCGCACTGGCAAGGCGGCCGGGGCTTCGGCTAAGCCCGGCGGAGTGCGCTCCGGCGGCAAGCTGGCCAAGGGAAAGGGCAAGGGCAAGCTGCGCGGCAAGGGCCAGAAGAAGAAGATCGCGCTCAAGTTCGTGGTCGACTGCATGCACCCCGCCGAGGACAGCATCTTCGACGTGGCCAACTTCGAGAAGTACCTCAAGGAGCGCATCAAGGTCGCCGGCAAGACCAACAACTTCGGCAACCACATCGTCATCACACGAGACAAGAACAAGATTGTCGTCAACGCCG ATGTTCCCTTCTCGAAAAGATACCTCAAGTATTTGTCCAAAAGGTACCTTAAAAAGAATAACCTCAGGGATTGGTTACGAGTGGTCGCTTCGTTCAAAGACACATATGAACTAAGATATTTCAATATCAACGCCGGCAGTGACAACGAAGACAATGAGGAATAA